From a region of the Rhinatrema bivittatum chromosome 15, aRhiBiv1.1, whole genome shotgun sequence genome:
- the CPLANE2 gene encoding ciliogenesis and planar polarity effector 2 has product MTLYPAPGSLIVMDWYSCAEGKEYFGSILRRNKRKFFGLIERPVLPPQVAADTASYKIFVSGKSAVGKTAMVAKLAGLEVPSVHHETTGIQTTAVYWPAKLKGSARVLMFKFQFWDCGEATLKKFDHILPACKEKADAVLFLFSFTDRSSFNDLPNQISRVVEDSENLVKIVIGSKFDQYMHTDVTEHDVAEFQHAWRLPVLRMKSVNGPRLADGRTLDGRAGLADVAHFLNRLAEHLWHHDQVVAGLVPANLTSQH; this is encoded by the exons ATGACCCTTTACCCTGCCCCAGGATCTCTGATAGTCATGGACTGGTACAGCTGTGCTGAGGGTAAAGAATACTTTGGCAGCATTCTGCGCAGgaataaaagaaaattctttg GACTGATTGAGAGGCCCGTGCTCCCTCCACAGGTGGCTGCAGATACTGCCAGCTATAAGATTTTTGTCTCTGGGAAAAGTGCTGTGGGCAAGACCGCCATGGTGGCAAAGTTGGCGGGACTGGAGGTTCCCAGTGTACATCATGAAACTACAG GAATCCAGACAACGGCAGTCTATTGGCCAGCGAAGCTCAAAGGCAGTGCCCGGGTGCTTATGTTTAAGTTCCAGTTCTGGGACTGTGGAGAAGCAACGCTGAAGAAGTTTGATCACATCCTTCCT GCCTGTAAAGAGAAGGCAGATGCAGTtttgtttctcttctctttcacCGACAGATCGTCCTTTAATGACTTACCCAATCAGATCTCCCGTGTCGTAGAGGACTCTGAAAATCTTGTCAAAATTGTGATTGGTTCTAA ATTTGATCAGTACATGCACACCGATGTGACGGAGCATGATGTGGCCGAGTTCCAGCATGCCTGGCGCCTGCCGGTGCTACGTATGAAGAGTGTGAATGGGCCTCGGCTTGCAGATGGACGGACCCTGGACGGCAGAGCGGGACTGGCCGACGTTGCGCATTTTCTGAACAGACTGGCAGAGCACCTCTGGCACCATGACCAGGTGGTGGCAGGCCTCGTCCCAGCCAACCTAACCAGTCAGCATTGA